The Streptomyces sp. NBC_01197 genome window below encodes:
- a CDS encoding aromatic amino acid ammonia-lyase, producing MSYRTVDTRTGTPQTGIVVLDGESLPVADVVRLARGTARPVPGTEAMKRVEQSWDAARELAASGRVYGRSTGVGANRNESVPSGAAADHGLRLLRSHAGAIGDPLPGHEVRAMLAVRANQLLAGGAGLRPTVVTALCEALESGAHPVVNEFGSVGTGDIAALAQMGLALAGEHPWQGGPPPAALLLDNNDALALISSNALTLGQAALALDELRALVDATQVVAALSLLAVDGSFEAYAEPVHAARPHPGSYAVAARSRRLLGAPDRPTPPLGRIQDPYGFRCVPQIHGPAQDAADLLERTIAVEINSAAENPLIHAEDMAAYHHGGFYMAQLALALDHFRLALTQTARLSTSRLSELNEPGFTRLRPFLADGEAASSGVMILEYAAGAALGELSALSAPASLGHAVLSRGVEEQASFASLAARQALRAGRAYRYVVGCELVSAVRALRQRELRIDPDLPVGCAFALADEVLDPDLADRPLTDDVETAAALLDRFHDL from the coding sequence ATGTCGTACCGCACGGTGGACACCCGGACCGGCACCCCCCAGACCGGCATCGTGGTCCTCGACGGTGAGTCCCTTCCGGTCGCCGATGTGGTCCGGCTCGCCCGTGGCACGGCAAGGCCCGTACCCGGGACCGAGGCGATGAAGCGTGTCGAACAGTCCTGGGACGCGGCGCGTGAGCTCGCCGCGTCGGGCCGGGTGTACGGCCGCTCCACCGGTGTCGGCGCCAACCGTAACGAGTCGGTGCCCTCCGGCGCAGCCGCCGACCACGGACTGCGGCTGCTGCGCTCGCACGCCGGGGCCATCGGGGACCCGCTGCCGGGCCACGAAGTCAGGGCCATGCTCGCAGTACGCGCCAACCAGCTGCTCGCCGGAGGGGCCGGGCTGCGGCCCACCGTCGTCACCGCGCTCTGCGAAGCTCTGGAGTCCGGCGCCCACCCCGTCGTCAACGAGTTCGGCTCGGTCGGAACCGGCGACATCGCGGCCCTCGCCCAGATGGGCCTCGCGCTGGCCGGCGAGCATCCCTGGCAGGGCGGCCCGCCGCCCGCCGCGCTGCTCCTCGACAACAACGACGCCCTCGCCTTGATCAGCAGCAACGCCCTCACCCTCGGACAGGCAGCGCTCGCACTCGACGAGCTGCGCGCACTGGTCGACGCGACCCAGGTGGTGGCCGCGCTGTCGCTGCTCGCCGTGGACGGCTCGTTCGAGGCGTACGCGGAGCCGGTGCACGCGGCCCGCCCGCACCCCGGCTCGTACGCCGTCGCCGCCCGCAGCCGCCGGCTGCTCGGCGCGCCCGACCGGCCCACCCCGCCGCTGGGCCGCATCCAGGACCCGTACGGCTTCCGCTGTGTCCCGCAGATCCACGGGCCCGCTCAGGACGCGGCCGACCTGCTGGAACGCACCATCGCCGTCGAGATCAACTCGGCGGCCGAGAACCCGCTGATCCACGCGGAGGACATGGCTGCCTACCACCACGGCGGCTTCTACATGGCCCAGCTGGCCCTGGCGCTCGACCACTTCCGGCTGGCCCTCACCCAGACCGCCCGGCTCTCCACGTCCCGGCTCTCCGAGCTGAACGAACCCGGGTTCACCCGGCTCAGGCCCTTCCTCGCCGACGGTGAGGCGGCGTCGTCGGGCGTGATGATCCTGGAGTACGCGGCCGGGGCGGCACTCGGTGAGTTGAGCGCCCTGTCCGCGCCCGCCTCGCTCGGGCACGCCGTACTCTCCCGCGGCGTCGAGGAACAGGCCAGCTTCGCGTCGCTCGCGGCCCGGCAGGCGCTGCGGGCCGGACGCGCGTACCGCTATGTCGTGGGCTGCGAACTGGTCTCCGCTGTAAGGGCGTTGCGCCAGCGCGAGCTGCGGATCGACCCCGATTTGCCGGTCGGATGTGCCTTCGCCCTGGCGGACGAGGTGCTCGATCCGGATCTCGCGGACCGGCCGCTCACCGACGACGTGGAGACGGCGGCGGCGCTCCTCGACCGGTTCCATGACCTCTGA
- a CDS encoding cysteine dioxygenase, producing the protein MTYDAALPDRNLDKRELQALVDDLAARPELWRSEVAFSDTDRHYASLHRDEYVDIWLLCWTRQNDTGWHDHDISSGAVRVVQGVLTESNPRIGGRHLATAVGADTSFCFGPDHIHRLTGATDDAVSIHAYSPPLWRLGQYDISDDGLMRRISVSYADELRPMDSPAA; encoded by the coding sequence GTGACGTACGACGCCGCGCTGCCCGACCGTAATCTCGACAAGCGTGAACTCCAGGCGCTGGTGGACGACTTGGCCGCCCGCCCGGAGCTCTGGCGCTCCGAGGTCGCCTTCTCGGACACCGACCGGCACTACGCCTCGCTGCACCGCGACGAGTACGTCGACATCTGGCTGCTCTGCTGGACCCGGCAGAACGACACCGGCTGGCACGACCACGACATCTCGTCGGGCGCGGTCCGGGTGGTCCAGGGCGTGCTGACCGAGTCGAATCCGCGCATCGGCGGCCGGCACCTCGCGACAGCGGTCGGCGCGGACACCTCCTTCTGCTTCGGTCCGGACCACATCCACCGCCTGACCGGGGCGACGGACGACGCGGTCTCGATCCACGCGTACTCGCCGCCGCTCTGGAGGCTCGGCCAGTACGACATCAGCGATGACGGTCTGATGCGCCGGATTTCCGTGTCATATGCGGACGAACTACGCCCAATGGACAGTCCCGCCGCCTGA
- a CDS encoding cystathionine beta-synthase → MHFHDSMISLVGNTPLVRLNNVTAGIRATVLAKVEYFNPGGSVKDRIAVRMIEAAEQSGELQPGGTIVEPTSGNTGVGLAIVAQQKGYKCIFVCPDKVSTDKINVLRAYGADVVVCPTAVDPDHPDSYYNVSDRLVRETPGAWKPDQYSNPNNPRSHYETTGPELWEQTDGRITHFVAGVGTGGTITGTGRYLKDVSDGQVKIIGADPEGSVYSGGSGRPYLVEGVGEDFWPSAYDRTVTDGIVAVSDKDSFQMTRRLAKEEGLLVGGSCGMAVVAALRVAEDLGPDDIVVVLLPDSGRGYLSKIFNDEWMNDYGFLEQPGTEPRVSDVLLGKEDGIPHLVHMHPEETVGDAIDVLREYGVSQMPIVKPGAGHPDVMAAEVIGSVVERELLDALFTQRASLGDALEKHMSSPLPLVGSGEPVADLMAVLEKADAAIVLVEGKPTGVVSRQDLLSYLARNADAR, encoded by the coding sequence GTGCACTTCCACGACTCGATGATCAGCCTCGTCGGCAACACCCCGCTGGTGAGGCTCAACAACGTGACCGCAGGGATCAGGGCGACCGTCCTGGCCAAGGTCGAATACTTCAATCCGGGCGGTTCCGTGAAGGACCGTATCGCCGTGCGCATGATCGAGGCGGCGGAGCAGAGCGGCGAGCTGCAGCCCGGCGGCACGATCGTGGAGCCGACCAGTGGCAACACTGGTGTCGGCCTGGCGATCGTGGCCCAGCAGAAGGGCTACAAGTGCATCTTCGTCTGTCCGGACAAGGTGTCGACGGACAAGATCAACGTACTGCGGGCGTACGGGGCCGATGTCGTCGTCTGCCCCACCGCCGTCGACCCCGACCACCCCGACTCGTACTACAACGTCTCCGACCGCCTGGTCAGGGAGACGCCGGGCGCGTGGAAGCCCGACCAGTACAGCAACCCCAACAACCCGCGCTCGCACTACGAGACCACAGGCCCCGAGCTGTGGGAGCAGACGGACGGGCGGATCACCCACTTCGTCGCGGGCGTCGGCACGGGTGGCACGATCACCGGCACCGGCCGGTACCTCAAGGACGTGTCCGACGGCCAGGTCAAGATCATCGGCGCCGACCCGGAGGGCTCCGTGTACTCGGGCGGCTCGGGGCGGCCCTACCTGGTCGAGGGCGTCGGTGAGGACTTCTGGCCTTCCGCGTACGACAGGACGGTGACCGACGGCATCGTCGCCGTGTCCGACAAGGACTCCTTCCAGATGACGCGCAGGCTCGCCAAGGAGGAGGGCCTGCTGGTCGGCGGCTCCTGCGGGATGGCGGTCGTGGCGGCGCTGCGGGTGGCGGAGGACCTCGGGCCCGACGACATCGTCGTCGTGCTGCTGCCGGACAGCGGGCGCGGCTACCTCTCGAAGATCTTCAACGACGAGTGGATGAACGACTACGGGTTCCTGGAGCAGCCCGGCACCGAGCCGCGCGTCTCCGATGTGCTGCTGGGCAAGGAGGACGGCATCCCCCACCTGGTGCACATGCACCCGGAGGAGACCGTCGGCGACGCGATCGACGTGCTGCGCGAGTACGGCGTGTCGCAGATGCCCATCGTGAAGCCGGGGGCCGGGCACCCGGACGTGATGGCCGCCGAGGTCATCGGTTCGGTGGTGGAGCGCGAGCTGCTCGACGCGCTGTTCACCCAGCGGGCCTCGCTGGGGGACGCGCTGGAGAAGCACATGTCATCGCCGCTTCCGCTGGTCGGCTCGGGCGAGCCGGTCGCCGATCTGATGGCCGTCCTGGAAAAGGCGGACGCGGCGATCGTACTGGTGGAGGGGAAGCCGACGGGGGTGGTCAGCCGCCAGGATCTGCTGAGCTACCTGGCACGTAACGCCGACGCCCGCTGA
- a CDS encoding amidohydrolase — protein MLVDVHQHLWPPGFTELLRARTAAPHLDGWTLHLQGEPPYAVDPADHDIAARTALAHSDGLGLALVSLSSPLGIEYLPPAEADPLLAAFHDGALALPAPFGAWASAGLVAPDPEALARTLGQGCAGLQLPATALLDEAGWAHCAPLLDTLTRIGKPLFVHPGAAPPSGPGAPPWWPALVPYVQQLHASWFAFRAFGRPRHPGLRVCFAALAGLAPLHGERLAARGGGRGQVDSDVFYETSSYGTRAVDALVRAAGIDVIVSGSDRPYARPVIPDLGAEAAVHALRAANPARLLRIR, from the coding sequence TTGCTTGTAGACGTCCACCAGCACCTCTGGCCGCCGGGCTTCACGGAGCTGCTGCGTGCCCGCACCGCCGCCCCGCACCTCGACGGCTGGACGCTCCACCTGCAAGGAGAGCCGCCGTACGCCGTCGACCCGGCCGATCACGACATCGCGGCCCGCACCGCACTGGCCCACTCCGACGGCCTCGGCCTGGCGCTCGTCTCGCTCTCCAGCCCGCTCGGTATCGAATACCTGCCGCCCGCCGAGGCGGACCCGCTGCTGGCCGCCTTCCACGACGGCGCACTGGCCCTCCCGGCACCCTTCGGCGCCTGGGCGTCGGCGGGGCTCGTCGCGCCGGACCCCGAAGCTCTGGCCCGCACCCTGGGCCAGGGGTGCGCGGGGCTCCAACTGCCCGCCACCGCACTGCTCGACGAGGCGGGCTGGGCGCACTGCGCACCGCTGCTCGACACGCTCACCCGCATCGGCAAGCCGCTCTTCGTCCACCCGGGCGCGGCGCCGCCCAGCGGCCCCGGCGCCCCGCCGTGGTGGCCCGCACTTGTGCCGTACGTCCAGCAGCTGCACGCCTCCTGGTTCGCCTTCCGCGCGTTCGGCCGACCGCGCCACCCCGGCCTGCGGGTCTGCTTCGCCGCCCTCGCGGGTCTCGCCCCGCTGCACGGCGAGCGGCTCGCGGCCCGGGGCGGCGGCCGGGGCCAGGTCGATTCCGATGTCTTCTACGAGACCTCCTCGTACGGCACCCGGGCGGTGGACGCCCTGGTGCGGGCGGCCGGTATCGACGTGATCGTGTCCGGCAGCGACCGCCCGTACGCCCGGCCCGTCATCCCCGACCTCGGCGCCGAAGCGGCCGTCCACGCGCTCCGCGCCGCCAACCCCGCCCGCCTCCTGCGGATCCGGTGA
- a CDS encoding purine-cytosine permease family protein, with protein MAGLVEQRSIDVVPDEERHGSAFSQFTLWVGANLHITAVVTGALAVVFGGGALWSIVGLLLGNLLGGTVMALHSAQGPRLGLPQMISSRAQFGVKGAVVPLALVILMYVGFFASGTVLAGQAVGKLTHLGDTAGIVIFAVITAAMAVIGYRVIHTLGRVASVICAIAFIYLGIRLLDRIDLGTVLHDHSFSFPLFLLAVSLSASWQLAFGPYVADYSRYLPRTTSGRATFWWTLGGTTLGSQWSMTFGVLVAATAGDAFLNSQVGYVVGLGGTGLMASVLYFVIALGKLTINVLNTYGGFMSMVTSISGFRGQKTLTPRGRTLYILVIMVAGTAVALAGKDSFLDSFKDFLLFLLAFFTPWSAINLVDYYLVSRERYDIPALSDPKGRYGSWRWDALLVYGIGLAAQFPFLATSFYTGPLVGPLGGADVSWIVGLVVPAALYWVLARRNTSHIPAATILSTPAAEPVPEQVPSP; from the coding sequence GTGGCAGGCCTGGTTGAACAGCGGTCGATCGATGTCGTCCCCGACGAGGAGCGCCACGGCAGCGCCTTCTCGCAGTTCACCCTCTGGGTGGGCGCGAACCTCCATATCACCGCGGTCGTGACCGGCGCGCTGGCCGTGGTCTTCGGCGGCGGCGCGCTCTGGTCGATCGTCGGACTGCTGCTCGGCAATCTGCTGGGCGGGACGGTGATGGCCCTCCACTCGGCGCAGGGCCCCCGGCTCGGGCTGCCCCAGATGATCTCGTCCCGTGCGCAGTTCGGCGTCAAGGGCGCGGTGGTCCCGCTGGCCCTGGTGATCCTGATGTACGTCGGGTTCTTCGCCAGCGGCACCGTCCTGGCGGGACAGGCGGTGGGCAAGCTGACCCACCTCGGCGACACCGCGGGCATCGTCATCTTCGCCGTGATCACCGCGGCGATGGCGGTCATCGGCTACCGGGTGATCCACACCCTCGGCCGGGTGGCGAGCGTCATCTGCGCCATCGCCTTCATCTACCTGGGGATCCGGCTGCTCGACCGCATCGACCTGGGCACGGTCCTGCACGACCACAGCTTCTCGTTCCCGCTGTTCCTGCTCGCGGTCTCGCTCTCGGCCTCCTGGCAGCTGGCGTTCGGCCCGTACGTGGCGGACTACTCGCGCTATCTGCCCCGTACGACGAGCGGCCGGGCCACGTTCTGGTGGACGCTCGGCGGCACCACGCTCGGCTCGCAGTGGTCGATGACCTTCGGTGTCCTGGTGGCGGCCACGGCGGGCGACGCCTTCCTGAACAGCCAGGTCGGCTACGTGGTCGGGCTCGGCGGCACCGGCCTGATGGCCTCGGTCCTCTACTTCGTCATCGCGCTGGGCAAGCTCACGATCAACGTGCTGAACACCTACGGCGGCTTCATGTCGATGGTGACGAGCATCAGCGGCTTCCGCGGCCAGAAGACCCTCACCCCGCGCGGCCGCACGCTCTACATCCTGGTCATCATGGTCGCGGGCACGGCGGTGGCCCTGGCGGGCAAAGACAGCTTCCTCGACTCCTTCAAGGACTTCCTGCTCTTCCTGCTGGCCTTCTTCACCCCGTGGTCGGCGATCAACCTGGTCGACTACTACCTGGTCTCCCGCGAGCGCTACGACATCCCGGCCCTCTCCGACCCGAAGGGCCGCTACGGTTCCTGGCGCTGGGACGCCCTGCTGGTCTACGGGATCGGCCTGGCGGCCCAGTTCCCCTTCCTGGCCACGTCCTTCTACACCGGACCGCTGGTCGGCCCCCTCGGCGGCGCCGACGTCTCCTGGATAGTGGGGCTCGTGGTCCCGGCGGCGCTGTACTGGGTCCTGGCGCGGCGGAACACCTCGCACATCCCGGCGGCCACCATCCTGTCGACGCCGGCCGCCGAGCCCGTACCGGAGCAGGTGCCGTCCCCGTAG
- a CDS encoding ABC transporter permease, translating into MTVDWGWFPDHTGEMAHLTADHLSTAVPAVLIGLLIALPLAVLAHRVRALRGFVLGLSNILYTIPSLAFFVLLLPITGLTRTTAITGLTAYTLVVLVRNTVEGLDAVPAKVREASTAMGTRPLRTLLTVELPLALPVIMAGIRVSTVMTISLVSVASYIGYGGLGQLFTDGFQRNYPTPVVAGVILTLLLALVADALLVTVQWLCTPWTRQRHSMKRGA; encoded by the coding sequence ATGACCGTCGACTGGGGCTGGTTCCCCGACCACACCGGCGAGATGGCGCACCTCACCGCGGACCATCTCTCCACCGCGGTGCCCGCCGTCCTCATCGGCCTGCTGATCGCACTCCCGCTGGCAGTGCTCGCCCACCGGGTCCGGGCGCTCCGCGGCTTCGTACTCGGACTCTCGAACATCCTCTACACGATCCCGTCGCTGGCCTTCTTCGTCCTGCTGCTGCCCATCACCGGGCTCACCCGGACGACGGCGATCACCGGCCTGACCGCGTACACCCTGGTGGTGCTCGTACGGAACACCGTCGAGGGCCTGGACGCGGTGCCCGCCAAGGTGCGCGAAGCGTCCACCGCCATGGGCACCCGGCCGCTGCGCACCCTGCTCACCGTGGAACTGCCGCTGGCGCTCCCGGTGATCATGGCCGGTATCCGGGTCTCCACGGTGATGACGATCTCGCTGGTGAGCGTCGCCAGCTACATCGGGTACGGCGGCCTCGGCCAGCTCTTCACCGACGGCTTCCAGCGCAACTACCCCACCCCGGTCGTCGCCGGAGTGATCCTGACCCTGCTGCTCGCCCTGGTGGCGGACGCGCTGCTCGTCACCGTCCAGTGGCTGTGCACGCCCTGGACCAGGCAGCGCCATTCCATGAAGAGGGGCGCCTGA
- a CDS encoding LacI family DNA-binding transcriptional regulator → MARPSKRTTLREVAEATGLSTAAVSYALRGKQVSKETEERVRKAAAELGYEADPIARALASGRTSMVGVLAGDLQDLWQQQLMAAIGRELLAGDRYALILDAGGDPARELVLAKQLRDQRVDGLLVSPVDPSAEGWAKIADVVPVVSIGDSLQQARTAGEVLFDNRAGIDAVLAYLGRLGHRRVTVLTPTGPSTPDRPADVYVREAAGRLGLDVEVVPCAQELGEATGVARGVVDGRSTAVFCFSDSIAYGVYAAAAEAGLAIGRDLSVVGFDDHPVSRVLTPALTTLDWGLAEIAAEAARLAVAAIEGRRVRRKRILCAPRLVERGSAAGAMPPGPRHSNSPS, encoded by the coding sequence ATGGCCAGGCCGAGCAAGCGCACCACCCTCCGCGAGGTGGCAGAGGCCACCGGCCTCTCCACTGCCGCCGTCTCGTACGCCCTGCGCGGCAAACAGGTCTCCAAGGAGACCGAGGAGCGGGTCCGCAAGGCCGCCGCCGAGCTGGGGTACGAGGCGGATCCCATCGCCCGCGCCCTCGCCAGCGGCCGTACGAGCATGGTCGGTGTCCTCGCGGGTGACCTCCAGGACCTCTGGCAGCAGCAGTTGATGGCGGCGATAGGGCGCGAACTCCTGGCGGGGGACCGCTATGCGCTGATCCTCGACGCGGGCGGCGACCCCGCACGGGAGCTCGTCCTCGCCAAGCAGCTCCGCGACCAGCGGGTGGACGGTCTGCTCGTCTCGCCCGTCGACCCGTCGGCCGAGGGGTGGGCGAAGATCGCCGACGTGGTGCCGGTGGTCTCCATCGGTGACTCGCTCCAGCAGGCCAGGACCGCCGGGGAGGTGCTCTTCGACAACCGGGCCGGGATCGACGCGGTGCTCGCGTATCTGGGCCGGCTCGGACACCGGCGGGTGACGGTGCTGACCCCGACGGGGCCCAGCACCCCCGACCGCCCCGCCGACGTCTATGTGCGCGAGGCGGCGGGCCGGCTCGGGCTCGATGTCGAAGTGGTGCCGTGCGCACAGGAGTTGGGCGAGGCGACCGGGGTGGCGCGCGGAGTGGTGGACGGCCGCTCCACCGCGGTGTTCTGCTTCTCGGACTCGATCGCGTACGGGGTGTACGCGGCGGCCGCCGAAGCGGGCCTGGCGATCGGCCGGGACCTGTCGGTGGTCGGCTTCGACGACCACCCGGTCTCCCGGGTCCTGACGCCCGCGCTGACGACCCTGGACTGGGGCCTCGCGGAGATCGCGGCGGAGGCGGCGCGGCTGGCCGTGGCGGCGATCGAGGGGCGGCGGGTGCGGCGCAAGCGGATTCTGTGCGCGCCGCGGCTGGTGGAGCGCGGGTCGGCTGCGGGGGCGATGCCCCCGGGCCCCCGGCACTCGAACTCCCCCAGCTGA
- a CDS encoding ABC transporter ATP-binding protein: MIKFDAVHKRFPNGTTAVHDLNLDLPEGQITVLVGSSGCGKTTTLRMINRMVDPSSGTIRLAGKDILEADAAELRRGIGYVIQQSGLFPHRTILDNVATVPLLLGWGRKKARARAAELLETVGLNADTGKRYPHQLSGGQQQRVGVARALAADPPVLLMDEPFGAVDPVVRTQLQDELLRLQKDLNKTIVFVTHDIDEAVRLGDRIAVFRTGGHLVQCAEPAELLARPADDFVADFLGAERGLKLLSLSTLAGIPQTPAPVIRADERISEGKGSGRWQLVASADNRPLGWLDADTAPAAGTAGDAPLLPVRALRDTDSLLSALNESVSSPAGLVARVDADGALTGVTSRDAIHDRAGEAHTSAGAAGDTPAKTGTAA; encoded by the coding sequence ATGATCAAATTCGACGCCGTGCACAAACGCTTCCCGAACGGCACCACCGCGGTCCACGACCTCAACCTGGACCTGCCGGAGGGGCAGATCACGGTCCTCGTCGGATCGTCCGGGTGCGGCAAGACCACCACACTCCGCATGATCAACCGCATGGTCGACCCGTCGTCCGGGACCATCCGACTCGCGGGCAAGGACATCCTCGAAGCGGACGCAGCCGAGCTGCGGCGCGGCATCGGGTACGTCATCCAGCAGTCCGGGCTCTTCCCGCACCGGACGATCCTGGACAACGTGGCCACCGTGCCGCTGCTGCTCGGCTGGGGCCGCAAGAAGGCCCGCGCCCGCGCGGCGGAGCTGCTGGAGACGGTCGGGCTGAACGCCGACACCGGCAAGCGCTATCCGCACCAGCTCTCCGGAGGCCAGCAGCAGCGCGTCGGGGTGGCCCGCGCGCTCGCGGCCGACCCGCCGGTGCTGCTGATGGACGAGCCGTTCGGCGCGGTGGACCCGGTGGTCCGCACCCAGCTCCAGGACGAGCTGCTGCGGCTCCAGAAGGACCTGAACAAGACCATCGTGTTCGTCACCCACGACATAGACGAGGCCGTCCGGCTCGGCGACCGCATCGCGGTCTTCCGTACCGGCGGCCATCTCGTCCAGTGCGCCGAACCCGCCGAACTGCTCGCCCGGCCCGCCGACGACTTCGTGGCCGACTTCCTCGGCGCCGAGCGCGGACTGAAGCTGCTGTCCCTCTCCACGCTCGCGGGGATACCCCAGACCCCCGCCCCGGTCATCCGCGCCGACGAGCGAATATCGGAGGGGAAGGGCTCGGGCCGCTGGCAGCTTGTGGCGTCCGCCGACAACAGGCCGCTCGGCTGGCTCGACGCGGACACCGCACCAGCGGCCGGGACCGCGGGCGACGCCCCGCTGCTGCCCGTCCGGGCGCTGCGCGACACCGACTCGCTGCTCTCGGCGCTCAACGAGTCCGTCTCGTCCCCGGCCGGCCTGGTGGCCCGGGTGGACGCCGACGGCGCACTGACCGGCGTCACCTCGCGCGACGCGATCCACGACCGTGCAGGCGAGGCCCACACGAGCGCGGGAGCCGCAGGCGACACCCCCGCGAAGACCGGTACCGCCGCATGA
- a CDS encoding ABC transporter permease, translating to MLELLKNLASWLTSSAQWSGQAGIAHRLVEHLQYSLLATVVAAVIALPIGMLIGHTGRGAFIAVNLASFGRALPTVGLVTLVFLAGGLSIWPVYISLVALAVPVIITNTYAGMAAVDPEVKDAAKGVGLRGHQILWQVELPLALPLIMTGIRLATVQVVATATIAAYVSFGGLGRYVFDGLAQRDLVQVLGGAVLVAVLAVIADLALGGVQRLLLRGRPDTAR from the coding sequence ATGCTGGAACTCCTCAAGAACCTCGCGTCCTGGCTCACCAGCTCCGCCCAGTGGTCCGGCCAGGCAGGCATCGCGCACCGGCTGGTCGAGCACCTGCAGTACTCACTGCTCGCCACCGTCGTCGCGGCCGTCATCGCGCTCCCCATCGGCATGCTGATCGGCCACACCGGGCGGGGCGCGTTCATCGCGGTCAACCTGGCGTCGTTCGGCCGCGCGCTGCCCACCGTCGGCCTGGTGACCCTGGTCTTCCTCGCGGGCGGGCTCTCCATCTGGCCGGTGTACATCTCCCTGGTCGCCCTCGCCGTGCCGGTGATCATCACCAACACCTACGCCGGCATGGCCGCCGTCGACCCGGAGGTCAAGGACGCGGCGAAAGGGGTGGGGCTCCGCGGCCACCAGATCCTCTGGCAGGTCGAACTCCCGCTCGCGCTGCCCCTGATCATGACCGGCATCCGGCTGGCGACCGTGCAGGTCGTGGCCACCGCCACCATCGCCGCCTATGTCAGCTTCGGCGGCCTGGGCCGGTACGTGTTCGACGGGCTCGCCCAGCGAGACCTGGTGCAGGTGCTCGGCGGAGCGGTGCTCGTCGCCGTCCTGGCCGTCATCGCCGACCTGGCCCTGGGCGGGGTGCAGCGGCTGCTGCTGCGCGGCCGACCCGACACCGCCCGCTGA
- a CDS encoding ABC transporter substrate-binding protein: MNRRTALTTLLAGASAPMLAACSSGITSLNGDSSGGDAGSSSGGLVIGTANFTENQILGYLYAGALKAAGIKSTVKPNLGSREIIVPALKGGDIDLLPEYQGSLLLYLNKKATETEAGAMQNALAAVLPASLEVLPYAAAEDRDSFAVTQETADKYGLKTLADLKKANGKLVFGAAAEMQKRVVGVVGLKDQYGVEFKEFKALDSSGPLVKGALKKGDVDVANVFTTDVDVAANHWVVLEDPKHLVPAQHIVPLIAARKADGKVRKALALLGNALTTEELTKLNRLVDKEKQDPDRVADAWLKRHRLMA, from the coding sequence ATGAACCGACGTACCGCACTCACCACCCTGCTGGCCGGCGCATCCGCGCCCATGCTCGCCGCCTGCTCCTCCGGCATCACATCCCTCAACGGGGACAGCTCCGGCGGCGACGCCGGAAGCAGCTCGGGCGGGCTGGTCATCGGCACCGCCAACTTCACCGAGAACCAGATACTCGGCTACCTCTACGCGGGGGCACTCAAGGCCGCGGGCATCAAGTCCACGGTCAAGCCCAATCTGGGCTCCCGCGAGATCATCGTCCCCGCGCTGAAGGGGGGCGACATCGATCTGCTCCCCGAGTACCAGGGCAGTCTGCTGCTCTATCTGAACAAGAAGGCCACCGAGACGGAGGCGGGCGCCATGCAGAACGCGCTGGCCGCTGTACTGCCCGCGAGTCTGGAGGTCCTGCCGTACGCGGCGGCCGAGGACCGCGACAGCTTCGCGGTGACCCAGGAGACGGCCGACAAGTACGGCCTCAAGACCCTCGCCGACCTGAAGAAGGCCAACGGCAAGCTGGTGTTCGGCGCGGCGGCCGAGATGCAGAAGCGGGTGGTCGGGGTCGTCGGCCTGAAGGACCAGTACGGCGTGGAGTTCAAGGAGTTCAAGGCGCTGGACTCGTCGGGCCCGCTGGTCAAGGGCGCGCTGAAGAAGGGTGATGTGGATGTCGCCAACGTCTTCACGACGGACGTTGATGTCGCGGCGAACCACTGGGTGGTCCTGGAGGACCCGAAGCACCTGGTGCCCGCGCAGCACATCGTCCCGCTGATCGCCGCCCGCAAGGCGGACGGCAAGGTCCGCAAGGCACTGGCCCTGCTGGGCAACGCGCTGACGACGGAGGAGCTGACGAAGCTGAACCGGCTGGTCGACAAGGAGAAGCAGGACCCGGACCGAGTCGCGGACGCGTGGCTGAAGCGGCACAGGCTGATGGCGTAG